The following are encoded in a window of Impatiens glandulifera chromosome 5, dImpGla2.1, whole genome shotgun sequence genomic DNA:
- the LOC124939437 gene encoding protein FANTASTIC FOUR 3-like, producing MSTVMQTHLETQFKETRTLTLKLSPPPPPSEKTQKNCWNFLETTPSPKFTPYIHPSTNKKSQSFLISLELCTENLGSESGSDMSDDIFDILSMSSTHVFHDQPAPKPTTRGLNLRKKVVDTRSIPPPLTTIRGINPIKVRSKREGGRLVIDAVEERAVCNYFRSDRSHGRLRLSFWDNSVTTTDEDEFEDQEIDEVEEDVATAASTPEEDIIGNKKFQRSSRCMEGNNNKKGLCNWEPLWVAT from the coding sequence ATGTCTACAGTTATGCAAACTCATCTAGAAACCCAATTCAAAGAAACAAGAACCCTAACTCTCAAActatcaccaccaccaccaccttctgaaaaaacccaaaaaaactgCTGGAATTTTCTAGAAACTACACCATCTCCCAAATTCACCCCTTACATCCATCCTAGTACCAACAAAAAGTCTCAATCTTTCTTAATAAGCTTAGAACTATGCACCGAAAACCTCGGAAGTGAATCCGGTTCCGACATGTCCGATGACATATTCGACATTCTCTCCATGTCTTCGACTCATGTTTTTCATGATCAGCCTGCTCCAAAACCAACTACTAGGGGGTTGAATTTGAGGAAGAAGGTTGTTGATACCAGAAGCATCCCACCTCCATTGACGACCATTAGAGGTATTAACCCTATTAAAGTTCGGTCTAAACGTGAAGGAGGTAGGTTGGTTATTGATGCCGTCGAGGAGAGGGCGGTTTGTAATTATTTCCGGTCGGATAGAAGCCATGGTCGTCTCCGACTTAGTTTCTGGGATAATTCTGTTACTACTACTGATGAAGATGAATTCGAAGATCAAGAAATTGATGAGGTTGAAGAGGATGTCGCCACGGCGGCATCGACGCCGGAGGAGGACATAATTGGAAATAAGAAATTTCAAAGGTCAAGTAGATGCATGGAAGGTAACAATAACAAGAAAGGATTGTGTAATTGGGAACCACTATGGGTTGCTACTTGA